The following proteins are encoded in a genomic region of Brachypodium distachyon strain Bd21 chromosome 1, Brachypodium_distachyon_v3.0, whole genome shotgun sequence:
- the LOC100838516 gene encoding uncharacterized protein LOC100838516 has protein sequence MGGHGAAATPPPGSVPGCSHGAPPPPPPPRPAVPAVPAPPGAVDDGDAPLPIDLLLEIAARSDVVTVVRCAALSKPIRRSILDHGFRRLLAQRAAPDGGFVPSLLRGVSYKIEVGDPYRPPARILQPLPSDDPAVIRFDESLTFEPVAARDGLVVLRRLRPRPIFGQCVEDGPPGSDLRVCNSITGHSSILPSVSIRDYRKHALLAVDDLGRSFELLVSDERLRTQIYSSRTGRWGPVRAAQIQRPSRPFHDSQPLVIGRTVHWLCQPDPLPPGRSTTEPYIVALNVDTAQATIMDLPRGCTSRMTASMSHRGLILAAWPDGRLIVVVSETQVISMWTLSAATEEKPNFPSRWSRRVLIDKQDWGVHNSVQFEGFGQRSGTVLLNVGRLGLVRLNLATKEALVVYQWMETAYVTQVCMHEINLASLLQAMKPLTE, from the coding sequence ATGGGCGGCCACGGAGCCGCCGCAACCCCTCCGCCAGGTTCCGTGCCCGGCTGCTCCCACGgagcccctcctcctccgccaccaccgcgccccgccgtccccgccgtccccgcacCACCGGGCGCagtcgacgacggcgacgcgccccTCCCGATAGATCTCCTGCTCGAGATCGCCGCGCGCTCCGATGTCGTGACCGTCGTCCGTTGCGCCGCCCTCTCCAAGCCCATCCGCCGGTCCATCCTCGACCATGGAttccgccgcctcctggcCCAACGCGCCGCCCCTGACGGCGGATTCGTCCCCTCGCTCCTCCGAGGCGTCTCCTACAAGATCGAGGTCGGCGACCCCTACCGACCCCCCGCGCGGATCCTCCAGCCCCTGCCGTCGGACGACCCCGCCGTCATCCGCTTCGACGAGAGCCTAACCTTCGAGCCCGTGGCGGCGCGcgacggcctcgtcgtcctccgccgcctccgcccgcgccccATCTTCGGCCAGTGCGTCGAGGATGGTCCACCAGGGAGCGATCTGCGCGTCTGCAACAGCATCACCGGccacagctccatcctcccgTCCGTCTCCATCCGGGACTACCGCAAGCACGCCTTGCTCGCCGTCGACGACCTTGGCCGCTCCTTCGAGCTGCTCGTCTCGGACGAACGCCTAAGGACGCAGATTTACTCGTCACGGACCGGCAGATGGGGCCCCGTCCGCGCAGCACAGATCCAGCGACCATCCAGGCCGTTTCACGACTCCCAACCCCTGGTAATCGGACGCACCGTGCATTGGCTATGCCAACCGGatccgctgccgccggggcGGTCAACCACAGAGCCGTACATCGTCGCTCTGAATGTTGACACGGCGCAGGCGACAATTATGGATCTGCCGCGGGGCTGCACGAGCAGAATGACGGCCTCCATGAGCCATCGAGGGCTCATCCTAGCCGCTTGGCCGGACGGAAGACTGATAGTGGTCGTCTCGGAGACTCAAGTGATATCGATGTGGACTCTGTCAGCAGCCACAGAGGAGAAGCCGAACTTTCCGTCGAGGTGGAGCAGGCGAGTTCTGATAGACAAGCAGGATTGGGGTGTGCACAACTCGGTCCAGTTCGAGGGGTTCGGACAGAGGAGTGGCACTGTGCTCTTGAATGTGGGTAGACTTGGGCTCGTCCGGCTCAACCTTGCAACTAAGGAGGCCCTCGTCGTGTACCAATGGATGGAAACGGCCTATGTTACACAGGTTTGCATGCATGAGATCAATTTGGCCTCTCTGCTCCAAGCAATGAAACCACTTACGGAGTAA